Proteins found in one Pseudochaenichthys georgianus chromosome 13, fPseGeo1.2, whole genome shotgun sequence genomic segment:
- the LOC117456999 gene encoding extracellular calcium-sensing receptor-like has protein sequence MGFTDVIKRQTKIDVVQRSRGSLSTASMSWFSWLFTLRLCSAALLLLVGSQLGLRLGLQMVQTATCTQWGTPSDQGLFKDGDVVIGGLFSLFYNPAARDNGFTELPHNKPCTGLEYLPLQYIYAMVFALEEINHSNSLLPGVKLGYHIRDSCALPSWAMQAALSLVGGDSATCDQPVPLIIGGSSSITAMILSRILAPLSIPLMSYTASCPCLSDRLQYPNFFRTMPSDIYQARAIAQIAIRLNWTWIGAVIANNDYGHVAIKVFQEETQGAGVCLAFIETVQRENIVMDARRAALTIQASTAKVILIFTWYTDVRELFLQLANINVTDKQFLASEAWSTSGNLLQDPITSKVASGVLGVAIRSSAIPGFEHFLRSLNPSLRPDDKFLWEFWEMVFGCSPGASPLSTNSPSPTDRLSQKASLPPCSGRESLEEVQNLFTDTSQLRVTYNVYLAVYASAHALHSLLSCPNRDSSPGNISSTCSSPKQIKPIEVLHHLNNLNFTTPQGEMFYFQEGNTPAKYDLVNWQNTPEGSIKVVLIGRVDGFDINLDPSAIQWNTGSNQVPVSVCSESCSPGFRKANRKGEPICCFDCIPCAEGEISTHTGSLICERCPSEFWSNAKRTACVPRQLDFLSFNETLGFILATVAVSGVSVTTAVFVVFIYYRQTPMVRANNSELSFLLLLSLKLCFLCSLVFIGRPSVWTCRFQQAAFGISFVLCVSCLKVKTIVVLAAFRSARPGAGSLMKWFGPGQQRGSVCLFSCIQVFICIVWLSLSPPVPQADLTIPGLKVTLECAMSSVVGFSLVLSYIGLLACTCLLLAFLARKLPDNFNEAKLITFSMLIFCAVWIAFVPAYISSPGKYTVAVEIFAILASSFGLLLCIFAPKCFVILLRPEKNTKKYLMAR, from the exons ATGGGCTTTACAGATGTTATAAAAAGACAGACCAAGATCGATGTTGTGCAGAGGAGTAGGGGGAGTTTGTCAA CTGCATCCATGTCTTGGTTCTCCTGGCTCTTCACTCTGAGGCTGTGCTCAGCCGCATTGCTGCTCCTGGTGGGCAGTCAGCTGGGGCTCAGGCTGGGATTACAGATGGTTCAAACAGCGACTTGTACACAGTGGGGCACACCGAGTGATCAGGGTCTGTTCAAGGATGGAGATGTAGTAATTGGTGGGCTCTTTAGTCTTTTTTACAATCCTGCAGCTAGAGACAACGGCTTCACCGAGCTGCCACACAACAAACCTTGCACTGG TTTGGAATATCTTCCATTACAGTATATTTATGCTATGGTGTTTGCGCTGGAGGAAATCAATCATAGTAACAGCTTGCTGCCAGGTGTGAAGCTGGGCTACCATATTCGTGATAGCTGTGCCCTACCCTCCTGGGCCATGCAGGCAGCACTGTCTCTGGTTGGAGGAGACAGTGCTACCT GTGATCAGCCTGTTCCTTTGATCATTGGTGGTTCTTCGTCTATAACAGCCATGATACTCTCAAGAATCCTGGCGCCACTCTCCATACCTTTA ATGAGCTACACAGCCAGCTGCCCCTGTCTAAGTGACAGGCTTCAGTATCCTAACTTCTTCAGGACAATGCCCAGTGATATTTACCAAGCCCGGGCTATTGCCCAAATTGCAATACGCCTAAATTGGACCTGGATTGGAGCAGTGATAGCAAACAACGATTATGGCCATGTGGCAATAAAG GTATTTCAGGAGGAGACACAGGGGGCAGGGGTGTGCCTGGCATTCATAGAGACTGTGCAAAGGGAAAACATTGTGATGGATGCTAGACGAGCAGCCCTCACAATTCAGGCCTCAACTGCAAAAGTGATTCTGATCTTTACCTGGTATACAGATGTGAGGGAACTGTTTCTGCAACTCGCCAACATAAAT GTGACTGATAAACAGTTTCTGGCCAGTGAGGCTTGGAGCACCAGTGGTAATCTGCTTCAAGATCCTATCACTTCTAAAGTGGCTAGTGGTGTTCTTGGTGTGGCAATTCGAAGTTCAGCAATACCTGGATTTGAACATTTTCTAAGAAGTTTGAATCCCTCTTTACGACCTGATGATAAGTTCTTATGGGAATTCTGGGAAATGGTGTTTGGTTGTAGTCCTGGGGCCTCACCACTCTCTACGAATTCACCGTCTCCCACAGACCGGTTGTCTCAGAAAGCTTCACTTCCACCGTGCAGCGGCAGAGAGTCCCTGGAGGAAGTGCAGAATCTCTTCACTGACACCTCTCAACTAAGAGTGACATATAATGTTTATCTTGCTGTTTATGCTTCAGCCCACGCCCTCCACAGCCTTCTGTCCTGCCCTAACAGAGACAGCTCACCTGGAAACATCAGCTCCACCTGCTCCTCTCCAAAACAGATCAAACCCATAGAG GTGTTGCACCACTTGAACAACTTGAATTTTACCACACCACAGGgggaaatgttttattttcaagAGGGCAACACTCCAGCAAAGTACGACCTTGTTAACTGGCAGAACACCCCTGAGGGGTCAATCAAAGTAGTTTTGATTGGACGTGTGGACGGGTTTGACATCAACCTTGACCCGTCAGCTATTCAGTGGAACACAGGATCCAATCAG GTGCCTGTTTCAGTGTGCAGTGAGAGCTGTTCCCCAGGTTTCCGAAAGGCCAACAGGAAGGGAGAACCTATCTGCTGCTTTGACTGTATCCCTTGTGCTGAAGGAGAGATAAGCACTCACACTG GTTCCCTTATCTGTGAGCGTTGTCCATCTGAGTTTTGGTCTAATGCTAAACGAACTGCCTGCGTCCCTCGCCAGCTGGACTTCCTTTCCTTTAATGAAACATTGGGCTTTATCCTGGCCACAGTAGCTGTGTCTGGTGTTTCTGTGACAACAGCTGTGTTTGTAGTTTTTATTTACTACCGTCAAACACCTATG GTGCGAGCCAACAATTCAGAACTGAGCTTCCTGCTTCTCCTGTCGCTGAAGCTCTGCTTCCTGTGCTCTCTGGTGTTCATTGGTCGTCCATCAGTGTGGACTTGTCGGTTCCAGCAGGCAGCATTTGGGATCAGCTTTGTACTTTGTGTCTCCTGCCTTAAAGTCAAGACCATAGTAGTTCTTGCAGCTTTCCGCTCAGCTCGGCCTGGTGCTGGATCCTTAATGAAGTGGTTTGGCCCAGGCCAACAGAGAGGAAGTGTCTGCCTATTTTCCTGTATCCAG GTTTTCATCTGTATTGTTTGGCTGTCCCTCAGCCCCCCTGTGCCTCAAGCTGACTTGACTATTCCAGGGTTAAAGGTCACCCTTGAGTGTGCCATGTCCTCAGTGGTGGGCTTCTCTCTGGTTTTGAGCTACATTGGTCTGTTGGCTTGCACCTGCCTCCTCTTGGCCTTTCTTGCTCGGAAACTCCCTGACAACTTTAATGAGGCCAAACTTATCACCTTCAGCATGCTGATTTTCTGTGCGGTCTGGATAGCTTTTGTCCCTGCGTACATTAGCTCTCCCGGGAAATACACTGTTGCTGTGGAGATTTTTGCAATCCTTGCATCTAGTTTTGGCTTGCTGCTCTGCATTTTTGCCCCCAAATGTTTTGTCATTCTTTTGAGGCCtgagaaaaacacaaaaaaatacCTGATGGCTAGATAA
- the LOC117457797 gene encoding uncharacterized protein, whose protein sequence is MNQNIKQKLSKACEETGMKWLDDLPLSLMSNRSYINRGTGFSPFELTHGHQFPGPGSLSVGKEVEVMSSKPYFQKLQGLVSGFSTQVADAKGGPERHKANIAEFVWLKVIRPKWLNPRFSGPYRVTQRTSHAVRLEGKGDNCYHWSQCAAGKSPGRNLHDIRTDLALVYDSTRKQPSVDWRSRILRTSIQQVAQKPQSAGWGTSRGSRGVYFSLIRFISSTIEGKLPLPLHTKCPCWRIPLRGRRTLMIHQHKDTAF, encoded by the coding sequence ATGAACCAGAACATCAAACAGAAACTCAGCAAAGCATGTGAGGAGACAGGCATGAAATGGTTAGACGACTTGCCCCTATCCCTTATGTCTAACAGGAGCTATATTAACCGAGGGACAGGTTTCTCCCCATTTGAGCTGACCCATGGCCATCAGTTCCCGGGCCCAGGATCCCTGAGCGTAGGAAAGGAAGTAGAGGTCATGAGTTCGAAACCTTATTTCCAGAAACTTCAGGGGCTGGTATCAGGCTtttccacacaggttgctgacgccaaagggggacccgagaggcACAAGGCCAACATAGCGGAGTTTGTctggctgaaggtcatcaggCCCAAGTGGCTCAACCCCAGGTTCTCCGGCCCCTACAGAGTGActcagaggacatcccatgccgtccgcctagaaGGAAAGGGAGACAACTGttaccactggagccagtgtgcggcggggaaatcCCCTGGAAGAAACCTacacgacatcaggacggacttGGCCCTCGTCTACGACTCGACCCGGAAGCAGCCATCAGTGGACTGGAGGAGCAGGATCctgaggacatccatccagcaggtGGCCCAGAAGCCGCAGTCAGCAGGCTGGGGGACATCACGAGGaagcagaggagtctacttctctctgatcagaTTCATCAGTTCCACCATTGAAGGAAAGCTGCCCCTCCCCCTCCATACCAAATGCCCTTGTTGGCGTATTCCTCTGAGGGGGAGGAGGACCCTGATGATTCACCAACACAAGGATACGGCTTTCTAG
- the LOC117456998 gene encoding extracellular calcium-sensing receptor-like, producing the protein MSWFSWLFTLRLCSAALLLLVGSQLGLRLGLQMVQTATCTQWGTPSDQGLFKDGDVVIGGLFSLFYNPAARDNGFTELPHNKPCTGLEYLPLQYIYAMVFALEEINHSNSLLPGVKLGYHIRDSCALPSWAMQAALSLVGGDSATCDLAAPPEYSSVYGEGIGEKTGDQPVPLIIGGSSSITAMILSRILAPLSIPLMSYTASCPCLSDRLQYPNFFRTMPSDIYQALAIAQIAIRLNWTWIGAVIANNDYGHVAIKVFQEETQGAGVCLAFIETLQRENIVMDARRAALTIQASTAKVILIFTWYTDVRELFLQLANINVTDKQFLASEAWSTSSNLLQDPITSKVASGVLGVAIRSSAIPGFEHFLRSLNPSLRPDDKFLWEFWEMVFGCSPGASPLSTNSPSPTDRLSQKASLPPCSGRESLEEVQNLFTDTSQLRVTYNVYLAVYASAHALHSLLSCPNRDSSPGNISSTCSSPKQIKPIEVPVSVCSESCSPGFRKANRKGEPLCCFDCIPCAEGEISNHTGSLICERCPSEFWSNAKRTACVPRQMDFLSFNETLGFILATVAVSGFSVTTAVFVVFIYYRQTPMVRANNSELSFLLLLSLKLCFLCSLVFIDRPSVWTCRFQQAAFGISFVLCVSCLKVKTIVVLAAFRSARPGAGSLMKWFGPGQQRGSVCLFSCIQVFICIVWLSLSPPVPQADLTIPGLKVTLECAMSSVVGFSLVLSYIGLLACTCLLLAFLARKLPDNFNEAKLITFSMLIFCAVWIAFVPAYISSPGKYTVAVEIFAILASSFGLLLCIFAPKCFVILLRPEKNTKKYLMAR; encoded by the exons ATGTCTTGGTTCTCCTGGCTCTTCACTCTGAGGCTGTGCTCAGCCGCATTGCTGCTCCTGGTGGGCAGTCAGCTGGGGCTCAGGCTGGGATTACAGATGGTTCAAACAGCGACTTGTACACAGTGGGGCACACCGAGTGATCAGGGTCTGTTCAAGGATGGAGATGTAGTAATTGGTGGGCTCTTTAGTCTTTTTTACAATCCTGCAGCTAGAGACAACGGCTTCACCGAGCTGCCACACAACAAACCTTGCACTGG TTTGGAATATCTTCCATTACAGTATATTTATGCTATGGTGTTTGCGCTGGAGGAAATCAATCATAGTAACAGCTTGCTGCCAGGTGTGAAGCTGGGCTACCATATTCGTGATAGCTGTGCCCTACCCTCCTGGGCCATGCAGGCAGCACTGTCTCTGGTTGGAGGAGACAGTGCTACCTGTGATTTAGCAGCTCCGCCAGAGTATTCTTCTGTGTATGGAGAGGGGATCGGAGAAAAAACAG GTGATCAGCCTGTTCCTTTGATCATTGGTGGTTCTTCGTCTATAACAGCCATGATACTCTCAAGAATCCTGGCGCCACTCTCCATACCTTTA ATGAGCTACACAGCCAGCTGCCCCTGTCTAAGTGACAGGCTCCAGTATCCTAACTTCTTCAGGACAATGCCCAGTGATATTTACCAAGCCCTGGCTATTGCCCAAATTGCAATACGCCTAAATTGGACCTGGATTGGAGCAGTGATAGCAAACAACGATTATGGCCATGTGGCAATAAAG GTATTTCAGGAGGAGACACAGGGGGCAGGGGTGTGCCTGGCATTCATAGAGACTCTGCAAAGGGAAAACATTGTGATGGATGCTAGACGAGCAGCCCTCACAATTCAGGCCTCAACTGCAAAAGTGATTCTGATATTTACCTGGTACACAGATGTGAGGGAACTGTTTCTGCAACTCGCCAACATAAAT GTGACTGATAAACAGTTTCTGGCCAGTGAGGCTTGGAGCACCAGTAGTAATCTGCTTCAAGATCCTATCACTTCTAAAGTGGCTAGTGGTGTTCTTGGTGTGGCAATTCGAAGTTCAGCAATACCTGGATTTGAACATTTTCTAAGAAGTTTGAATCCCTCTTTACGACCTGATGATAAGTTCTTATGGGAATTCTGGGAAATGGTGTTTGGTTGTAGTCCTGGGGCCTCACCACTCTCTACGAATTCACCGTCTCCCACAGACCGGTTGTCTCAGAAAGCTTCACTTCCACCGTGCAGCGGCAGAGAGTCCCTGGAGGAAGTGCAGAATCTCTTCACTGACACCTCTCAACTAAGAGTGACATATAATGTTTATCTTGCTGTTTATGCTTCAGCCCACGCCCTCCACAGCCTTCTGTCCTGCCCTAACAGAGACAGCTCACCTGGAAACATCAGCTCCACCTGCTCCTCTCCAAAACAGATCAAACCCATAGAG GTGCCTGTTTCAGTGTGCAGTGAGAGCTGTTCCCCAGGTTTCCGAAAGGCCAACAGGAAGGGAGAACCTCTCTGCTGCTTTGACTGTATCCCTTGTGCTGAAGGAGAGATAAGCAATCACACTG GTTCCCTTATCTGTGAGCGTTGTCCATCTGAGTTTTGGTCTAATGCTAAACGAACTGCCTGCGTACCTCGCCAGATGGACTTCCTTTCCTTTAATGAAACATTGGGCTTTATCCTGGCCACAGTAGCTGTGTCTGGTTTTTCTGTGACAACAGCTGTGTTTGTAGTTTTTATTTACTACCGTCAAACACCTATG GTGCGAGCCAACAATTCAGAACTGAGCTTCCTGCTTCTCCTGTCGCTGAAGCTCTGCTTCCTGTGCTCTCTGGTGTTCATTGATCGTCCATCAGTGTGGACTTGTCGGTTCCAGCAGGCAGCATTTGGGATCAGCTTTGTACTTTGTGTCTCCTGCCTTAAAGTCAAGACCATAGTAGTTCTTGCAGCTTTCCGCTCAGCTCGGCCTGGTGCTGGATCCTTAATGAAGTGGTTTGGCCCAGGCCAACAGAGAGGAAGTGTCTGCCTATTTTCCTGTATCCAG GTTTTCATCTGTATTGTTTGGCTGTCCCTCAGCCCCCCTGTGCCTCAAGCTGACTTGACTATTCCAGGGTTAAAGGTCACCCTTGAGTGTGCCATGTCCTCAGTGGTGGGCTTCTCTCTGGTTTTGAGCTACATTGGTCTGTTGGCTTGCACCTGCCTCCTCTTGGCCTTTCTTGCTCGGAAACTCCCTGACAACTTTAATGAGGCCAAACTTATCACCTTCAGCATGCTGATTTTCTGTGCGGTCTGGATAGCTTTTGTCCCTGCGTACATTAGCTCTCCCGGGAAATACACTGTTGCTGTGGAGATTTTTGCAATCCTTGCATCTAGTTTTGGCTTGCTGCTCTGCATTTTTGCCCCCAAATGTTTTGTCATTCTTTTGAGGCCtgagaaaaacacaaaaaaatacCTGATGGCTAGATAA